A section of the Streptomyces sp. SLBN-118 genome encodes:
- a CDS encoding adenosylcobinamide-GDP ribazoletransferase, with the protein MISSAGIRFAFGTLTVLPVRVNRWDRDAARAGMLWAPLAGLVVGLFAAGIGGVLTVLGSGPLLAAVATVAVPAALTRGLHLDGLADTADGLGSAKPAEDALRIMKQSDIGPFGVITLLLVLLAQVAAVAGLYAAGWAYGALGAAVSAVTARLALTLASRTGIPAARPEGLGAAVAGTVPVRRALAVAALVTAGCAAAGTLVGGFGGVVHQALAVLAGLGAAHLLLRHCVRRFGGVTGDVFGALAETAATVSLVALTFG; encoded by the coding sequence GTGATCTCTTCGGCCGGTATACGTTTCGCCTTCGGCACCCTGACCGTCCTTCCGGTCCGCGTGAACCGCTGGGACCGGGACGCGGCACGCGCCGGAATGCTGTGGGCGCCGCTGGCCGGTCTGGTCGTGGGCCTGTTCGCCGCGGGTATCGGCGGAGTGCTGACGGTGCTGGGCTCGGGCCCGCTGCTCGCCGCCGTGGCCACCGTCGCCGTCCCCGCCGCGCTGACCCGCGGCCTCCATCTCGACGGCCTCGCCGACACGGCCGACGGGCTCGGCAGCGCCAAGCCGGCCGAGGACGCACTGCGCATCATGAAGCAGTCGGACATCGGTCCGTTCGGGGTCATCACGCTGCTTCTCGTTCTGCTCGCACAGGTCGCGGCGGTGGCCGGACTGTACGCCGCGGGCTGGGCGTACGGCGCGCTCGGCGCGGCGGTCTCGGCCGTGACCGCGCGCCTCGCCCTCACCCTCGCCTCCCGCACGGGCATCCCGGCGGCCCGCCCGGAGGGCCTGGGCGCGGCGGTCGCGGGGACCGTTCCCGTACGCAGGGCCCTGGCCGTCGCTGCGCTGGTCACCGCCGGGTGCGCGGCCGCGGGCACGCTTGTCGGCGGATTCGGCGGCGTAGTGCACCAGGCCCTGGCGGTCCTGGCCGGTCTGGGCGCGGCCCACCTTCTGCTGCGTCACTGCGTACGGCGCTTCGGCGGGGTGACCGGGGACGTGTTCGGCGCGCTGGCGGAGACCGCGGCGACGGTTTCGCTCGTCGCGCTGACCTTCGGCTAG
- a CDS encoding leucyl aminopeptidase, which produces MTALTLSTAGAATLRADALVVGVAKGAKGPVVAPGAEAVDKAFDGKLASVLETLGASGAEGEVTKLPAPSSLKTPVVLAVGLGPVPEKDEAFTAESLRRAAGCAARTLAGSKKAAFALPVEASEDAEAIAEGALLGAYSFTAYQGGEKDAKNAKNGNGPKQPLAEVALLGAKPRDKAYKAAAERAIALTEEINRARDLINTPPNDLTPEAFAAVATAAGKEHGIKVQVLDEKALAKGGFGGILGVGQGSQNPPRLVKLSYTHSKAAKTLALVGKGITYDSGGISLKPAGHNETMKCDMSGAAAVFAAVVAAARLGLAVNVTGWLALAENMPSGSAIRPGDVLRMYSGKTVEVLNTDAEGRLVLGDALTRACEENPDAIVDVATLTGAMVMALGHRTFGIMANDDAFRTSIHEIAEEVGEQSWPMPLPPELRKGMDSPTADIANMGERMGGGLVAGLFLKEFVGEGITWAHLDIAGPAFHEGAPFGYTPKGGTGSAVRTLVKLAERTADGDLG; this is translated from the coding sequence GTGACTGCTCTCACTCTCAGCACCGCCGGCGCAGCGACGCTCCGCGCCGACGCCCTCGTCGTCGGCGTCGCGAAGGGCGCGAAGGGTCCGGTCGTCGCGCCGGGCGCCGAGGCCGTGGACAAGGCATTCGACGGAAAGCTCGCCTCCGTGCTGGAAACCCTCGGTGCCTCGGGTGCCGAGGGCGAGGTGACCAAGCTCCCCGCCCCCTCCTCCCTCAAGACACCGGTCGTCCTGGCCGTCGGCCTGGGCCCGGTCCCCGAGAAGGACGAGGCGTTCACGGCCGAATCCCTTCGCCGTGCAGCGGGCTGCGCCGCCCGTACGCTGGCCGGTTCGAAGAAGGCCGCCTTCGCGCTGCCCGTCGAGGCGTCCGAGGACGCGGAGGCCATCGCTGAGGGCGCGCTGCTCGGCGCGTACTCCTTCACCGCCTACCAGGGCGGCGAGAAGGACGCGAAGAACGCCAAGAACGGCAACGGCCCGAAGCAGCCGCTCGCCGAGGTCGCCCTGCTGGGCGCCAAGCCGCGCGACAAGGCGTACAAGGCCGCGGCCGAGCGTGCGATCGCGCTGACCGAGGAGATCAACCGCGCCCGCGACCTGATCAACACCCCGCCGAACGACCTCACCCCCGAGGCCTTCGCCGCCGTGGCCACGGCCGCCGGCAAGGAGCACGGCATCAAGGTCCAGGTCCTGGACGAAAAGGCGCTCGCCAAGGGCGGCTTCGGCGGCATCCTCGGCGTCGGCCAGGGTTCGCAGAACCCGCCGCGTCTGGTCAAGCTCTCCTACACCCACTCCAAGGCGGCCAAGACGCTCGCCCTGGTCGGCAAGGGCATCACCTACGACTCGGGCGGCATCTCGCTCAAGCCGGCCGGCCACAACGAGACGATGAAGTGCGACATGAGCGGCGCCGCCGCGGTGTTCGCCGCCGTCGTCGCGGCCGCCCGCCTGGGCCTCGCCGTCAATGTCACCGGCTGGCTCGCGCTCGCCGAGAACATGCCGTCCGGTTCGGCCATCCGCCCCGGCGACGTGCTGCGTATGTACAGCGGCAAGACCGTCGAGGTGCTCAACACCGACGCCGAGGGCCGTCTGGTCCTGGGCGACGCCCTCACCCGGGCCTGCGAGGAGAACCCGGACGCGATCGTCGACGTGGCGACACTGACGGGCGCGATGGTGATGGCGCTGGGCCACCGCACCTTCGGCATCATGGCGAACGACGACGCCTTCCGTACCTCGATCCACGAGATCGCGGAGGAGGTCGGCGAGCAGTCCTGGCCGATGCCGCTTCCCCCCGAACTGCGCAAGGGCATGGACTCCCCGACCGCCGACATCGCCAACATGGGCGAGCGGATGGGCGGCGGCCTGGTCGCCGGTCTGTTCCTGAAGGAGTTCGTCGGCGAGGGCATCACCTGGGCGCACCTGGACATCGCGGGCCCGGCCTTCCACGAGGGCGCGCCGTTCGGCTACACCCCCAAGGGCGGCACCGGCTCCGCGGTCCGCACGCTGGTGAAGCTGGCCGAGCGCACGGCCGACGGCGACCTGGGTTAG